GTTTTAGATTCCAAGGAGGAGGAAAATATATCGGAAGCTATGTGAACGGAGTGAAGCATGGCGAAGGAACCTTTCTCTACCCTGACGGTTCCAAATACGAAGGGTATTGGGCAAATGATGTTAAACAGGGCCGTGGAAAGTACACCTATGTGAACGGGGACACCTATGAAGGTGAATGGGCCGACAACCAACGACATGGGCAAGGCGTGTATAACTATGCAGCGACTGGTTCGAAATACGAGGGGCTGTGGATGCAGGGAAAGATGGAACAAGCCGGGGAGTTGATTCATGCTAATCACCGGTACGTGGGGGGATTTGCTCAGAGTCAACCCAGTGGGAAAGGGAAGTACATCTTTGATAATGGCTGTCAGCTCCGAGGGAACTATGAGCTTGTTGAAGTTCTCGTGGAGCCAGACAACGAAGAGGAAGAAACATTTACTGTCCTAGAGCCAAAATGGCGGGTAGAGGAACTCTCAGCGATAGACTGATAGTCAAGGTGAAAGGATGGAGTTTCtttatttaaaagcaaaaaaaaaaaatgtatgttcGTTTGTATTGCAGCGTTGTTCATTTGATTTTCGACagtgatttctttaaaaaaccAACCGTTACTTTCACGAGCGAAGTTTCACGCGCTTGTGAAACACCTCACCTGGAACCGCAtcgaattctgattggtcggtCGCGCCTTTTGGGCTTGCTGTGATTGGATGATGAATCAACGATCGCTTTGCATCACAttcccagccaatcaaaacTGCGACTTGTTTTCATTTGCTGTCAAGTTTTTTAAGTAATTTAATTGCGTGCTGATTTTCTCGTTCGCTAATCTGTTCTTTTTCATGcgacgaaaaaaagaaattgctttgGCTTTAggtttgaaaaacaaattgtttctTTCTCCATGCCATTTACAGGGCTTTCCAGTCGCAACGTGCTAACTATTCAAGAAAAATGCTAAAATGAATATACTCATTTAATATTAAATCGATGAAAGTCATTTTAAGAAGATATTTGAAGTATCTTCTTCTGTTCCAACTTGTAGCGCCTCTAAAGGCAAAAGATCGCTGCCTTTTTTTAATCTGCATCTTGATAGATTTAGATCTTTTTTGTACCTTGTGTTTCTATCATGAAGAGGTAGTCTACGAATAAATGTTTGACTTACATAGTCTGGTGCTCGACCATTCATGCTTAAAATCCGCTCCCATGATATTGCGTATGTTATTGGTGAAACCTTATTCTACTAcagagttttttttgtttgcggTATGTTTACGTCTTCGGCCGATAAAATAACCGGTCCcgcgagagaaaaaaaaaaggtagtcTACGAATAAATGTTTGACTTACATAGTCTGGTGCTCGACCATTCATGCTTAAAATCCGCTCCCATGATATTGCGTATGTTGTTGGTGAAACCTTATTCTACtacagagtttttttttatttgcgatATGTTTACGTCTTCGGCCGATAAAATAACCGGTCCcgcgtgaaaaaaaaacagctatgAAGAAAGCTACCATATTTTTGCTTCTTCGTAGTCGTTCATATGCTTTGTcattatttgtttctttagcaGAAAAAACTTTGTCACATTTTGCGACGATTTCTTGAGTTTCACTATCAACCTTGCTTTTTCTCTTAAACGTTCATAAGTGTTGGTAAAATCTTTGTGAAACTCCTCTACTAGCCTTCTCATGTCTTGCTCATCTTCACAGTGTCTTTctataaagataaaaaaaattgataaacaaACAGTTGAGCATTTTGAAGAATGAAGATTTGCATTCTGAAAAGAGGGAGTGTTCTTCCTCTACAATTGCTAGAGGGTTGAGTTCGAGACACGAGGGATATTTTTTGGGACACATTTTTCCTTGCTTTTCAAACGGGCCCCCAGATCATTAGATCCTGTTGTGAGCTCCAGGGTTGCACATAAGCCGTCTGACGGTTGTCAGCGACACTTTCAGTTATATTTGCTTTCGCTCTTCGTAAGGTGAATCATcggtaattttattttattttttcaggcttccatggagaaaagaaaaactattgaaCTATGAACTAGGTTTTAGCTTTCAACACTCGAATTAGTTCTCATTACATTAGCttttacaaattttcaattttgaacTTAAAATGGAATAAGTTGTTGGCGTTCGGTCACCTAAACGACAAAAAGCGAGACGCACCaaaaacagaataaataattaGTTTTAAAAATCCTGTTGCACGTGCGCACGTGCGTTTTAAATTCAATGAACTGTCAATCAAAATGACCACGCAAATAATCCCTTTCCCTTTAATTTTTCGGCTATTAATTCTCGAAAAGCAACCGTTTCCAAtttttttacgttttttttattcttttactAGTATTCTACAGATAAATCTCTGCAGCTTCAACAAACTCTAGATCTGTTATCCTTTTTTACATCGAAGTTTGATTAAATTGTGCCAGACaaattaacaaacaaacaaacgacaAAATTAACCACTCAAGTCAGGTGTCACTTTCATCCCCACGAGCTTTCATCGCTAGGAGTCAATTCTCGATTTGACGACAAACTACTGTCGCCAGCCTCTGGATACAGGTTGATCAAAATTGCCCTTCGTCATAGGAAACGACactaaattaaataaaatttggCTTTTATTCACAAACTATGCATGGCATTATAAAGAGGAATTTAtagacaaattaaaaaaaaaaacttgccttgttcttcattcttctttttatttttcctgtAGTATGCTTCGTAAATGCATCCGAAGAAAAAGAATGCCCCAAGAGTTCCTCCGCAAATTTGAAGTGTGAGAATAAAAAACGGACTTCCGGGCTCAAAGAATACCAAACCAgattcttcttcctcttcctggAGTTATGAAAAACGAATtaggaaataaaaaaagggtTGTTATTTATTCAACCAACACTTGCGTAATAAATTAtcagcgtgaaaaaaaaaaaggacggCATTATAAATTTTATATCCGCGCTCAAAAATTCTTCGTTCCTGGCCATCTCAATTTTATGAGGAACAAACATTTCGTTTCTTCGTCAACTCTTTTCCGAAACTGAATGCAAATGCAATGTTGTCAGCCTTCGGCACGCAGACCTTCGGGACGCAGACCTCCGGGATAGATTCGGGATCGGAAAATCGTTTACCTCATGAGTTTCGTGGTGTCCATgatcttcatcttcttcatttTCATGGACTAGAAATTTTGATTGAACGTCATCATTTCGAATGACTTCCTCCAAATCTTTCACCAGCGCCATTGCCTTATCACCGTTTAATATAATGCCGTGAGAAATTTCTTTCTCTACTATCTCGGTGACCTCAAACCACGTCCCGTTAAACAGGTCGAGGCGCCGCACTGGTGCATACATGTCTATCAAAATGGCATCAACCGTTCCATTTTTCAGCATTGCCACTAGTTGTTCAATGGTATTGAATTCTGCACCTGCCATAGATAAGGACAGTTAAGGAGGGTTCAAAATAGGTTTGGCGGGATGCGGGATGAGGCTTAAAATCCACGCGGAATTTGTGTGAAGGAAAATTTTTAAGGTCCGGTGCGGGATGAAAGTATAATGGCGATATCGGAATGCACTTCCTTTGCGGTAACGCAAAACAATTCCTAGGAGATAAACATGGGCTTAATAAGCCAGCATGAAGAAGAACCAGAAGGCCACAAATTTGTATAGTTAACGATGAAAGAgtgtagttttgcacgctttgcacgtgcattttta
This window of the Acropora muricata isolate sample 2 chromosome 14, ASM3666990v1, whole genome shotgun sequence genome carries:
- the LOC136899556 gene encoding radial spoke head 1 homolog, coding for MSSDEESIDDEGMPNLGEYEGDRNEAEERHGKGKAKLPNGDEYEGDYSHGKRHGEGIYKFQGGGKYIGSYVNGVKHGEGTFLYPDGSKYEGYWANDVKQGRGKYTYVNGDTYEGEWADNQRHGQGVYNYAATGSKYEGLWMQGKMEQAGELIHANHRYVGGFAQSQPSGKGKYIFDNGCQLRGNYELVEVLVEPDNEEEETFTVLEPKWRVEELSAID